Within the Paenibacillus sp. AN1007 genome, the region AGGATTAAGTGCAGCGGGAGCAGAAGCAGGCACAGATCGGGAAGCCGCAGAGCAAAATACGAATACGGCTGCTGCAGATGATTCCGCTGCTTCTGTGAACGGTAAATCTGCGTCTGTACAATCCGAGAGTGCCGCTGGATCATCCGTTAAAGCCGACTCCCCAGCCGAGCTGCTTGATCTGGAGGAAGACATGGACGAGTCCGATACATTCTCAGGCCTCAAAGGCGACCCTGACGGATTAGTAGAGGAATACATCGGTCCCCTGACAGGTACTGGAACCGATACAGCTTCGGAAACCAAACCAAATCCCAAGGCTGCCCCCAAGGCCAAAGCTATCAAAATCGATCTGCCGGATGGCAAAGTGAAGATGAGCGCGGTGGTCAAAGAATTTACGACGGTACCGAATCATTTCTCGGACAATGACGACGAAGTTATTATTTATGAGTCCGTAACTATCACGGAGCCTGACGTGATTGAGGTTGGTGAAGCTTGGTCCAGTCACAGTGCAACGATGAAAAAACAGGAGCTGGAGGTTGGCGACGTACTTACTTTTGAAGCCAAAATTATTAAGAAAAAGCTGACCCGCAACCCGGTGCCTTACAAAATTAACAATCCGTCCAAGATTCAGAAGGAAGATTAGTTTTTCTTCTGAAAAAGTACAAAAAACCTCCACGCTGCATTATGCAGTGACTGGAGGTTTTCATTTAACACATACGACTTATAGCTGTGTCTACGCTTGTCCAGGAGCCGCACTGATTTGGAACTGTACACCAAATTTATCAGTAACATTACCGTAAGCCGGGCTCCAGAAGGTTTCTTGAATCGGCATATTTACTTTACCGCCTACTTCAAGTTTAGCGAAAATGTCCTTTGCCTGCTCAGCTGTATCCGTATTGACCGTCACCGTGATGTTATCCCCAATGGTGTGCGGCATACCGGGGAGTGTGTCAGATAACATCAGCACCGAGCTGCCAATTTGCAGAGAAGCGTGCATAATCCAATCTTTCGCTTCTGGTGGAATTGGATGATCCGGACTGGATGGGCCTTCCCCAAAAGTCTGCATCGCGAGCACTTCCGCACCAAATGCCTCTTTGTAGAACTCGACAGCTTCACGCCCGTTACCATTGGTAACAAGGTACACATTCAAGTTAATTGCCATGGATTGTTCATCTCCCCTGAGTTCGTGTAATAGGTCAGGCCACTTGCGACAAGAGTATATAGGAATGGATTATCCTTTGACAAGCGCAAATTCCTACTCTTATCAGTGACTATCACAAAGGTATATTTCCCCAAATATTCTGTGCGCATTCTCCGTGCTTCACTTACGCCTAAACCTGCGCTTCCGGAGATAATGCACAAC harbors:
- a CDS encoding VOC family protein gives rise to the protein MAINLNVYLVTNGNGREAVEFYKEAFGAEVLAMQTFGEGPSSPDHPIPPEAKDWIMHASLQIGSSVLMLSDTLPGMPHTIGDNITVTVNTDTAEQAKDIFAKLEVGGKVNMPIQETFWSPAYGNVTDKFGVQFQISAAPGQA